TGTCGCCAGCATGATAATATTATGTTTGACTTATTAAggaatgctttgtttttggattGACTGCatataaacattttcaaaactgtCAGTCTGTGGTGTAATCAGATGTTACAAGCGGCGTGTGCTGAGTGGACAGTTACCTCCGTGAATCTCTCCTGTCAGGAAATGATTATTCAGCACAACATCCTGTGTGGTGTTATTTGGGAGCACTGGAAATGCTTTGGTGGTggtgtttgaattttttttccaccccttTATCTCAGCTGACTGAGTTAACTAGCTCTGCTTAAACCGATAAATGAGGATTAGACCAAACTCTTTCGTGATTGAGTCTTCTTGTTTCTTATTTGATGTACCCAGGGTCTTCTTTGAAAGTGGTCCAGACCAACCTGCTTCTAAGCAGTTTACGCCAAGGCACGCCCACTGAAGGTGAGCGATATGAGTAGATTTATAAGTCGTTCAACTCCTTTCtgaatttgatcttttttcaaAGTAGGAGGATGGCGGTGAATGTCTACTCGACCTCTATGACCATAGAGAACCTGAGTCGTCATGACATGCTAGCGTGGGTCAACGACTCTTTACAACTCACCTACACTAAGATCGAGCAACTCGGCTCAGGTAAACCCGCACAGGCGTGCACATGCACGCTATATGATGTTGACACTATGATATGTTCTTTTTTAGGTGTGGCGTACTGTCAGTTCATGGACATGCTGTTTCCAGGGTgcattttgttgaaaaaagtcaaattcaaTGCCAAACTGGAACATGAATACATCCACAATTTCAAGGTCTTACAGGCTTCATTTAAGAGGATGTCCGTAGATAAGGtaagagaaaacaaattacagtATGTCTAATTTCTGCCCAAGAATTCCATTTTTTACTGGACTTCAAATGTCTCGTTTTATCTGCCAGAGCTGCTCGTCATGAAACCCGTGTCTTTTTCCCAGATAATTCCCGTTGAGAGGCTGGTCAAAGGCAAATTCCAGGACAACTTTGAGTTCCTTCAGTGGTTCAAGAAGTTTTTCGATGCCAACTATGACGGCAAAGAATACGACCCTCTACTGTTACGGCAGGGCCTGGAGGGAACGACACCGCCGCCCAATACAGGTAGAGTGCACGACATGCTTGTTTGTgggagtgtgtgcatgtgtgtgtgtgcaggatacaatcacttgtgtgtgtgagaaaagATTTCACGTCTCTTCCTCTCGATGCAACCACACCCCCACCTCTAACACAGGTGACCCCATTGTCCACAAACCCAAAAGACCTGCTCGCTCAGGTAACACCCATTCTTCATTGTGgcatgcgtgtttgtgtgtttccaAGCTCACTCGACATTTTCCCTCACATTTTTACACTAAACCTGGATTGCTCTGTTCTAATGTTTGCAGTTGTGTGATGAGACGCTATAAACGTCACGATATTTAACACATAAAACGGCATGGAGACTGTTCCTTGAGCTAGCTGGCAAAAATGGAGGGATGAAACTAAAGCGGTGAAAACATTGAAGTGCAATAATGTCAAGACGGGTTTAGataaagcaagaaaaaaaaaaaaaaaagagtccaCCAGGGGAGGGCACTTAGTTTTCTAATGGGGCCATGTGAGAAACTGGAACATTGTCACAGGACTACATCATCACGTCAGTTGTATTCAATATAAGGTAAATATAAAACggtaaaatgttatttaatatTTCTTAAGATGTCTCAAACTAAGTCTAGTACGTTCCAGGGTGCTCGAACCACTGCATATCCACAGTAGATTGATTCCTGCTAAGTGCAGAAATACTCAAGTGCGCGTTTGTGTCTTTCAAGGCCCCATCAGAACATCTCCCACTGCACCCAAGATTGTGCCTCCCCCGCAGAGGCAGATCAATGCACCAGCAGCCCGCAGGAACCCCGCCGTGACCCGCAATGGAGGAGACTCGGAGGTCTTGGAGCTGAACCAGCAGGTAGCAACGAGATGTTTTGATGACACGGCTTCGGTTTTGTTATGATCGAACTTGTTCTATTTGTATGTCCCTTTGTTTGCATCATCTCTGTCCACGCAGCTACTAGACATGAAGCTGACTTTGGACGGACTAGAGAAGGAGAGGGACTTTTACTTTGGCAAGCTAAGAGACATTGAATTGATCTGCCAAGATGGAGACAATGAAACCAACCCGGTTCTCAACAAAATCATGGATATACTATATGCTACAGAGGTAAAACGCATCCACGCAGAAGCAATTCCTGTCTCAATCTACAATTGAGACGTCTGCCATTTGATTTTACAGGAGGGGTTTGCGCCACCAGATGATGAAGATGTTGACGAAGGGGCACAAGGAGACCAGGAGGAGTTCTAAGCTaatgtccccccccctcccctctaaCCAATTTAACCTACGTCGTAACCACAGAAAATGTTCCCCCATCATTTTACATAACGTTTTACAGGGTTCCTACTGTTTCCATCTTGTTTGCAGCTgtcattatcatttttttttacagtctaGCTTACCATACATTTCAACTTGTTGGTTTACTCTGCTAAACCGGAGGTGCCAGCTGCTGGACTAGATTGTCATGCATTGAGATGACAGCACTGACAACCTGGAACCCACAgtagtgtgtctgtgtgtgtgtgtgtgtgtgtgtgcgtgcgtgcgtgtgtgtgtgagaagatgCAGGCGGCTTTCTTTCACTGTGCACTTTAATTGTCAACCATATGCAGGACCGTATTTGCTGCATATCTGCTGTTATTTGGAACAACACTTTTTGTCTACACAATATCACCCAAGTTGCAGGATCTTCTGTGTTGTTGGTGGGGTAGGTGagatgatgcaaaaaaaaaaaattttttgcaTAGTGGATCCGTACAAGTAGCCTGCAGACATATCACAGACGTGCCCATGTGCACATACACAAGAAagttcatttcaatttgaaagaaaaaacctTTATTGATCAAAATAACCCCAATAACAGtttgacagctttttttttttttgaggcgGCGTGATGtatttatgattttatttattcatcttttttaatcatcgcttttgaaaaaaaaaaagatggtttGGGATTGATGTTCTTGAACTAAATGTAGCGAAAGAAGCCCACAGATGTGATCTAATTGCCAAGCAGCAGTGATTTGGCTGCAGCCACAAATATACAGGAAGAtgcaattttatattttgtagccttgtttttgttattggtTGAGAAAAAGGCCAAGTTAGGGTTATCATTGTGAAGTGTATAGTATAGACAAATGTCaggttttaattttatttcaaaagtgGGTTAAAGACAC
The Syngnathus acus chromosome 24, fSynAcu1.2, whole genome shotgun sequence genome window above contains:
- the LOC119117590 gene encoding microtubule-associated protein RP/EB family member 3-like isoform X1: MAVNVYSTSMTIENLSRHDMLAWVNDSLQLTYTKIEQLGSGVAYCQFMDMLFPGCILLKKVKFNAKLEHEYIHNFKVLQASFKRMSVDKIIPVERLVKGKFQDNFEFLQWFKKFFDANYDGKEYDPLLLRQGLEGTTPPPNTGDPIVHKPKRPARSGPIRTSPTAPKIVPPPQRQINAPAARRNPAVTRNGGDSEVLELNQQLLDMKLTLDGLEKERDFYFGKLRDIELICQDGDNETNPVLNKIMDILYATEEGFAPPDDEDVDEGAQGDQEEF
- the LOC119117590 gene encoding microtubule-associated protein RP/EB family member 3-like isoform X2, whose amino-acid sequence is MAVNVYSTSMTIENLSRHDMLAWVNDSLQLTYTKIEQLGSGVAYCQFMDMLFPGCILLKKVKFNAKLEHEYIHNFKVLQASFKRMSVDKIIPVERLVKGKFQDNFEFLQWFKKFFDANYDGKEYDPLLLRQGLEGTTPPPNTGPIRTSPTAPKIVPPPQRQINAPAARRNPAVTRNGGDSEVLELNQQLLDMKLTLDGLEKERDFYFGKLRDIELICQDGDNETNPVLNKIMDILYATEEGFAPPDDEDVDEGAQGDQEEF